From Leptospira yasudae:
AAATCCCTCCGCCTAACTCGTGAAAGGCGAGTAAGGAAGAAAGCGCCGCTCCTGCCATTCCCTGCGAACCGCCCACGATCACGGCCGAGCCGTTTTTGTATTTGTGCGAATCTTCGGTTCTTTCTAAGGTTTTTTGCAGAATGGATTTCGGGATTTTTTTCCAGAGAATTTTTCCGGTGGAAGATGAATTCGGATTCGTTTCGACTTCGAAAGGAGCAGACGTTCCCGAATCCTTCCGTAGATTTCCGCTCGGGAAGCCGATCCGATGAAACGTTCTTTTTATTTTGCTCGGTAAAAAACGGTTTCTCCATTTTTTCATTCCGATTTCGGCTAACGCGTCCGCTTCGAACGGGAGAATTCCGTCTTCCGTAAAACCGGATAGGACGTCGATGCTCAGAACAAAAACCCGCTTTCGGTTGGAACGTTTTACGCTTTCGATCCGGGCGATGACCTCGTTCAAAGGATGTTTTAAGGGAGAATGGAAACCGGTTCCGAGAAGCGCGTCGATCAAAAAGATTCTTTCGTTTCCGAGACGAAATTCTTCGGTTAAAAAATTCTCCAGAGGAAGAATTTGTCCGCCCGCGTTTAAGAACGCGTTTTTGTAGGTCATGGATTCTTCCGACAAGTTTCCATCTTTGAGATACACCGCGGGAACGATTCCTTCCTGGATCAAAAAAAAGGCGAGGGCAAGTCCGTCCCCTCCGTTGTTTCCGTTTCCGCAGAGGATCCAAACCCGATCGTGTTTTAGGATTTTTTTTCTGTATTTTTGGTAAATGGAGAGGGCGGCAAAGCCCATAAAGTGAGAACCGGAAATTCTGGATTGGAGAATCGTTTTTCGATCCAGATCTCCGCTTTCCTGATCGTTAAACAGAGATTCTGAATATTCGAAAAACTTTATTTCCATTTATGGATTTCCAGATAACCGGACTTGATTCTTGCGGAATAGATTTCGTCGTTTAGATCCATCCAGGTTTCTCTCCAAAGTCCTCTCGGCGGAAGATAGTTGAGGCGGATGTTGTTGACGTGATTTCCTTCGTCGTCGTGAACCTGAAGACGGATCGAACTTTCCTCTTCTGTTTCGGTTTCCCATATAAAGAAATTATTATCTTTTAATATCCAATATAGGGACTCGGAAGGGTCTTGGATTTCCTTCAGAGGAGTCGCGGTTTTGGTTTCGAAATCGTATTTGAAAATTTTGCGGGATTTGAATCTGGAATTCTTTTTGTCGAACACGCTGAACGATGCGACGGCGTATTTTCCTTCCAGATGAGGGAGAATGGTTTCGAGTCTTGCCTGCGCCGTTTCCGTATCCGAAATCACTTCCGAAAAATTGGAAGCTCCGATCGATCGAAGGAGGGTTCCGTTGTCATACACGGAAAGTTTCATTTCTCCGCCGGATCTGTGAAAGACGAAAAGGAGATCGTCTTCTCCGGTTTCCATTCGTTCGATATATCCGAACGGAGTGGTTCCGGAAATTCCTTCCACGTAGATCGTATTCAATAGTTTTCCAGCATCCGAAAAATGTAATATTGCGGAAGGAATCGCTTCTCTGTATTCCGTGTCGAACGACCCGCTCTTTTTTAGGAAGATGTCTTCGTTGGCGGGATCCACCTTGGGTTGTTCTTCTTTTCCTGTTCTGGATTGAAGATAAATTTCTTCGTCGCTGTTCACCGCGACGAGTCCGATCTTTCCGATTTTTGCGGGAATCAGTTTGTATTTGTCTCCGACTTTTTCCTTGATCGTCCCTAAAATGAATTTGAGTTCCCCATCGGTGGAGAATACTTTCAATAAGGATTGTTCGAAGTCCGGAACATAGATCTTACTCGAAACGACGGGCAAGGTTTGGGGGAGATTGGTGGGAACTCCGTTCAAAACTTTGGCCTGAACGTCCGCAAGTGTGCTGCCTAACTTGATTCTTCCGTAAAGATAAGAGTTGTAATTG
This genomic window contains:
- a CDS encoding bifunctional ADP-dependent NAD(P)H-hydrate dehydratase/NAD(P)H-hydrate epimerase, which encodes MEIKFFEYSESLFNDQESGDLDRKTILQSRISGSHFMGFAALSIYQKYRKKILKHDRVWILCGNGNNGGDGLALAFFLIQEGIVPAVYLKDGNLSEESMTYKNAFLNAGGQILPLENFLTEEFRLGNERIFLIDALLGTGFHSPLKHPLNEVIARIESVKRSNRKRVFVLSIDVLSGFTEDGILPFEADALAEIGMKKWRNRFLPSKIKRTFHRIGFPSGNLRKDSGTSAPFEVETNPNSSSTGKILWKKIPKSILQKTLERTEDSHKYKNGSAVIVGGSQGMAGAALSSLLAFHELGGGISLLLTPSEKTVRAVLKKDPSLMVNTIPETSEILSHSFVKKASVLLLGPGLKTEECPKLLLPEDKFCVLDAGAILAYKNIRIHENVLLTPHTGELEQLLGTKIESISHGLSLAKEYARKHSVNLLWKRHSSFLIEPNGTVYLWEKPEPKLAVMGTGDLLAGILSFYGSRGFSISEAVQLSFSLLTRAAKESKGFPTASGIRKLLKGGI
- a CDS encoding LIC_12708 family protein — encoded protein: MSILFFGIVFLGAAILGCTRFKVDNYNSYLYGRIKLGSTLADVQAKVLNGVPTNLPQTLPVVSSKIYVPDFEQSLLKVFSTDGELKFILGTIKEKVGDKYKLIPAKIGKIGLVAVNSDEEIYLQSRTGKEEQPKVDPANEDIFLKKSGSFDTEYREAIPSAILHFSDAGKLLNTIYVEGISGTTPFGYIERMETGEDDLLFVFHRSGGEMKLSVYDNGTLLRSIGASNFSEVISDTETAQARLETILPHLEGKYAVASFSVFDKKNSRFKSRKIFKYDFETKTATPLKEIQDPSESLYWILKDNNFFIWETETEEESSIRLQVHDDEGNHVNNIRLNYLPPRGLWRETWMDLNDEIYSARIKSGYLEIHKWK